From the genome of Acidimicrobiales bacterium:
CGTCTGGAGACGTGCATCGCTGGGGCCGACGACTGGCGGGGCGGCGAGGGGCCGCTGAAGCTGGAGCGGGGTCCGGCAACCAGCCCGCTGTTCGAGGCATTCTTCGAGGCTGTGCGGCAGGCCGGCCACCCGATGACCAGCGACGTCAATGGCTACCGCCAGGAGGGCTTCAACGCCTTCGACCGCAACGTCTACCGGGGCCGGCGCCTCTCGGCTGCCCGGGCCTACCTGCATCCTGTCCTGCACCGGAAGAACCTGGACCTGGTCACGAAGGCGCACGCCACCCGGCTCGTCATGGATGGCACCCGGGTGACAGGCGTGGAGTACCAGCGGCGGGGGCGGCGCCACGTGGCCACCGCCGCCGAGGTGGTCTCGTGTGGTGGTGCCATCAACACTCCGCAACTGCTGCAGCTCTCGGGCATCGGACCGGCCGGGGTGCTGCGAGATGCCGGGGTCACGCCGGTCGTGGACCTGCCGGGCGTGGGCGAGAACCTCCAGGACCACCTTGAGGTATACGTGCAGTACGCCTGCAACGAGCCTGTTTCGCTGGCCCCGAACCTGGCGAACTGGCGTAGGCCGTGGATCGGCCTGCAGTGGCTGTTCCGACGTGGGCCCGGGGCGTCGAACCACTTCGAGGCGGGCGGGTTCCTGCGCAGCAACGACGACGTGCCATGGCCGAACCTGATGTTCCACTTCCTGCCCGTAGCCGTCCGCTACGACGGGTCAGTGCCGGCGGCCGGGCACGGCTACCAGTTCCACATCGGGCCCATGTTCTCCAACAGCCGCGGGTGGGTCCGGATCCAGAGCGACGACCCGTTCCAGAAGCCGAGGATGCTGTTCAACTACCTGTCGACGGTGGAGGACCGCCGGGAGTGGGCCGAGGCGATTGCCGTCGCCCGCAACATCATGGGACAGCCGGCCTTCGACCGCTACAACGGCGGCGAGATCTCGCCCGGACCCGACGTGAATGGCGACGAGGCGGTGCTGGAGTGGGTGCGTGCCGATGCCGAGACCGCGCTTCACCCGTCCTGTACGGCCCGCATGGGCACCGATCCGATGGGCGTGGTCGACCCGTCCACCATGCGAGTCCACGGCGTACAGGGCCTGCGGGTGGTGGACGCCTCGGTGATGCCGACGCTCACCAACGGCAACATCTACGCCCCGGTGATGATGATCGCCGAGAAGTCTGCTGACCTGATCCTCGGAAACGCGCCGCTGCCGGCCAGCGACGCCCCGCAGTACCGGCACGGCGAGTCGGAACCCGACTGGTAGGGCCGGTCGGGGCGACAGGAGGGGATCGTGGGACTGCAGATAGGGCTCGGGTCGAGGATCCGGAAGTCGCCGTTCTTCGACGCCCTGGTCCGCCACGGGCTGACGCACGTCAGCGTCTACAACCACATGTACATGCCCGGGTCGTTCGGCGATCCCGACGAGGAGTACAGGGCGCTCGTCGAACGAGTCTCGCTGTGGGATGTGGCAGCTCAACGCCAGGTTGAGGTGGTCGGGCCGGACGCCTTCACCCTCTGCCAGTACGTGTCGGCCCGTGACCTTCGGGGCATGGCCGTCGGCCGGGTGCGGTACGCCCCCATGTGCGACCACGACGGGATCCTCATCAACGACCCGATGGTGTTGAAGCTGGCCGAGGACCGGTTTTGGATCTCGATAGCCGACAGCGACGTATTGCTGTGGTGTCAGGCGGTGGCGGTCGAGCGGGGCCTGGACTGCCGGGTGTTCGAGCCGGACGTCTCACCGTTGGCCGTCCAGGGTCCACGTGCCGATGACACCATGGCCGATTTGTTGGGCGACTGGGTGGGCGACGTGCCGTTCTTCGGGTTCGTCGAGACCAGTCACGACGGCATCCCGTTTGTACTGTGCCGATCCGGGTGGAGCGGTCAGGGAGGGTTCGAGTTGTTCCTGCAGGATGGGTCCCGTGGGCTGGACCTGTGGGACGCTGTGTGGGCGGCGGGGGAGAAGTATGGGATCCACCCGGGCGGGCCGACGCTGAACGAACGGATCGAGAGCGACCTGTTCTCCTACCGGGCTGACTGCGGAGCGGGGGCGTCGCCGCTGGAGGTCGGCCTGGAGAAGTTCCTTTCGCTGGACCGCGACGACGAGTTCATCGGCCACGCGGCCCTGTTGGCCGAGCGGTCACGGGGGCCGGCTCGGCGGCTGGTGAAGGCCATGCTGTCAGGGGAGCGGCTGCTGGCGACCAGCGAGTCGCCCTGGCCGGCCTACGGCCCGGACGGCTCGCCCTGTGGCGAGGTTCGGGTGGCCGTCTGGTCGCCGAGGCATGACTCCAACCTCTGCCTGGCGCTGGTGTCGGCTGAGGTGGCGGGAGGGCCCTTTTCGACAGTGGCCCCAACGGGAGAGGCCCTCCAGGCCACCCACCACCACTTCTTCGCCGAGTAGACGAGGTGACAGACTCCGGACATGAGCGCGGCTGCAGAGATCCGAGAGCGTGGCTACACCGTGCTCGAGGGGGCACTCGACTCAGACACGCTCGCCCGGTTCCGGGTGGAGCTTCAGCCGTTCCTGGACGATGGGCCACTCGGGCGCAACGACTTCGAGGGGTACTCCTCCAAGCGGGTCTACGCCCTCCTTGCCAAGACGCCGACCGTGGCCGACCTGGTCGAGCACCCGGACGTGCTGGGCATGGTCGACGAGTTCCTCATGCCCAACTACCTGCTGACGTCGTGCCTGGCCATCGACGTGCACCCTGGTGAGACCCGCCAGTCGTTCCACTTCGACGACGGTGGTGTGAACCAGCCTCGGCCCCGCCGTCCGGCCGGCATCTCCACGATCTGGGCCATCGACGACTTCACCGATGACAACGGCGCCACCGAGGTCATCCCGGGCAGCCACCTGTGGGGCGACAAACGTCCCGACCCTGAGAGCGCCGAGGTCGTCAGGGTCACTATGTCGGCCGGGTCCGTGGTCGTGTTCGCCGGCACGCTCTGGCACCGTGGCGGCGCCAACCACAGCGACGCCAACCGGCTCGGCATCACCCCGCAATACTGCGAACCGTGGGCACGCCAACTCGAGAACATGATCCTGGCCGTCGGCCCGAAGGCAAGGGACTACTCCGACCGCATCAAGGCCATGCTCGGCTACAGCATCACGCCGCCGTTCATGGGCTACGTCGATGGACGTCACCCGATGAAGTACCTCGACGACGACTTCAACCCGGACAGCACCGGTGACGGCGCACGATCACGGGTCTTCTGGGACGACGAGTACCGGTTCCGGCCCGCAGACGCCACTGACGGCACCTGACCGCAGCGCCCCACGGCGCCACAAGGGTTAGTGCGTGTGCTTCAGCACCGCCCGTACGGCGTCCTCGTCGCCGTCGCGGTGCAGCAGCGCCATGGCCCGGTCGACCTCGTCCAGGCCCAGCACGGCACCCAGCAGGGGGCCGGTCGGGAACCCGCCCCCGTTCAGGATCCGGGCCGCCTCGTCCACCGAGGCAGCGTCCCCACCGGCCCCACCCATCACCGTCAGGCCCTTCATCACGACCGTGTCGGATACCACCGACACGGCCTGACGGTCTTTCAGTCCGGCCCAGATGACCGTGCCGCGGTGGTGCACCATGTCGAAGCACAGCCCGGGCGTGATCGGGGCGCTCGCCAGGTCCACGGCCAGGCTGGCCCCGAACCCGCCGGTCAGGTCCATTACCGCCGCCACCGGATCGTCGACCGTCACGTCGACCGTCACGTCGGCTCCCACCTCGGTGGCTACGGCCAGGCGTTCGGCGTCGTCGGCGGTGCCGGTCACGATCACGGTGCCGGCCCCCAGCGACCTCGCGTACGCCGCACACGTCAGGCCCATGTGCCCGGGCCCCTGGATGACGATCGACTGGCCCGCCTGGAACCCGGCCCGCCCCAGCCACGACACCATGTTGGACAGCGGCTCGAATAGCGTCAACTCCTCGGCCGACACCTCGTCGGTAAGCGGGGCCAGGTGGGTGCCGGGTAGCACCGCCATGTACTCGCCGTAGCCGCCCCACAGGCCGGCTCCCTCGTCCAG
Proteins encoded in this window:
- the betA gene encoding choline dehydrogenase gives rise to the protein MSDRYDFVIVGGGSAGCALANRLSADPSNRVLVLEAGRRDWKVDVVIHMPAALSMGIGNRFYDWMYESEPEPEMAGRRVYHARGKVLGGSSSINGMIFQRGNPMDYDRWAATPGCGAWDWAHCLPYFKRLETCIAGADDWRGGEGPLKLERGPATSPLFEAFFEAVRQAGHPMTSDVNGYRQEGFNAFDRNVYRGRRLSAARAYLHPVLHRKNLDLVTKAHATRLVMDGTRVTGVEYQRRGRRHVATAAEVVSCGGAINTPQLLQLSGIGPAGVLRDAGVTPVVDLPGVGENLQDHLEVYVQYACNEPVSLAPNLANWRRPWIGLQWLFRRGPGASNHFEAGGFLRSNDDVPWPNLMFHFLPVAVRYDGSVPAAGHGYQFHIGPMFSNSRGWVRIQSDDPFQKPRMLFNYLSTVEDRREWAEAIAVARNIMGQPAFDRYNGGEISPGPDVNGDEAVLEWVRADAETALHPSCTARMGTDPMGVVDPSTMRVHGVQGLRVVDASVMPTLTNGNIYAPVMMIAEKSADLILGNAPLPASDAPQYRHGESEPDW
- a CDS encoding phytanoyl-CoA dioxygenase family protein gives rise to the protein MSAAAEIRERGYTVLEGALDSDTLARFRVELQPFLDDGPLGRNDFEGYSSKRVYALLAKTPTVADLVEHPDVLGMVDEFLMPNYLLTSCLAIDVHPGETRQSFHFDDGGVNQPRPRRPAGISTIWAIDDFTDDNGATEVIPGSHLWGDKRPDPESAEVVRVTMSAGSVVVFAGTLWHRGGANHSDANRLGITPQYCEPWARQLENMILAVGPKARDYSDRIKAMLGYSITPPFMGYVDGRHPMKYLDDDFNPDSTGDGARSRVFWDDEYRFRPADATDGT
- a CDS encoding zinc-binding dehydrogenase translates to MSDTCRAVVFHGDGTWALRDDFAVPTPPPGGAVLAVEAVGLCHSDVAQLAGHQHVPGEVSPVVPGHEIVGRVHALANDADLGVEVGDRVAVDIVWYGPPYEGNPFGVRCYGYSFGLDEGAGLWGGYGEYMAVLPGTHLAPLTDEVSAEELTLFEPLSNMVSWLGRAGFQAGQSIVIQGPGHMGLTCAAYARSLGAGTVIVTGTADDAERLAVATEVGADVTVDVTVDDPVAAVMDLTGGFGASLAVDLASAPITPGLCFDMVHHRGTVIWAGLKDRQAVSVVSDTVVMKGLTVMGGAGGDAASVDEAARILNGGGFPTGPLLGAVLGLDEVDRAMALLHRDGDEDAVRAVLKHTH